Proteins encoded by one window of Mustela erminea isolate mMusErm1 chromosome 7, mMusErm1.Pri, whole genome shotgun sequence:
- the ADAM33 gene encoding disintegrin and metalloproteinase domain-containing protein 33 isoform X8, producing MALKGPSEGPRPIPTPHPLRPGRDLPRGLALADPRGAARIPQALLLTLDSRSCSPRAHGVWPGARVGRMGCGVPCRVAREAAGRLLWAWVGLDPAGAEPGAGSRVVEAGALSAMGWGSRRAGGSRAWLLLLLLLRLPLPLWGVEEFQGNHPGKPVTLHWVPDGRVRRVVPLEEPVSKLDSGLVSLKAEGQELLLELEKSHRLLAPGYTETHYSPDGHPVVLVPNHTDHCLYHGHVRGFPDSWVVFSTCSGMRGLITLDRNASYYVHPWSARDSEAFVTHKMFQIGQLLGWKGACGHRDARNKGDMASLSRATQVKERREVGRSPKFLELYIVADHTLFLTQHRNLNHTKQRLLEVANYVDQILRTLDIQVALTGLEVWTEQDQSRVTPDANATLWAFLHWRRGLRARRPHDSAQLLTGRAFQGATVGLAPIEGMCCAESSGGVSTDHSELPIGAAATMAHEIGHSLGLSHDPDGCCVEAAAEQGGCVMAAATGRPFPRVFSACSRRQLRAFFRKGGGACLSNAPDSGLLVPRARCGNGLVEDGEECDCGASQECPDACCFAHNCSLRAGAQCTHGDCCARCLLKPAGVPCRGAVGDCDLPEFCTGASPYCPPDFYLLDGSPCAGGRGYCWDGACPTLEQQCQQLWGPASSPAPEACFQIVNSAGDAHGNCGEDSKGGFVPCAQRDAQCGKLQCLGGEQRPRPSHTVPVDSTIGLGSDEVTCRGVFVMPGVQLDVLDLGLVEPGTQCGPSMVCQDRRCRNTTFWQLEQCLAACHGRGVCNSNQNCHCAPGWAPPFCDKRGFGGSVDSGPMQPEDHKAFLLAVMLCFVLPLLLGAGLAWCCFRCPGSHLLPCLWGLRRDAPSRGWTPSFPCSTQTP from the exons ATGGCCCTCAAAGGCCCTTCCGAGGGGCCCCGCCCCATCCCCACTCCACACCCGCTCCGCCCCGGCAGAGACCTACCCCGCGGCTTGGCGCTGGCTGATCCCCGGGGGGCCGCACGGATTCCGCAGGCCCTGCTCCTAACCTTAGACAGCCGCTCCTGTTCCCCGAGGGCGCACGGGGTCTGGCCGGGAGCCAGGGTCGGGCGGATGGGCTGCGGGGTTCCGTGCCGGGTGGCGCGGGAGGCGGCCGGCCGGCTGCTCTGGGCGTGGGTCGGCCTGGATCCAGCCGGGGcggagccgggagccgggagccgcgTCGTGGAGGCCGGGGCGCTCTCAGCGATGGGCTGGGGGTCTCGGAGAGCTGGAGGGTCGCGGgcgtggctgctgctgctgctgctcttgaGGCTACCTTTACCGTTGTGGGGGGTCGAAGAGTTTCAAG GAAACCACCCTGGAAAACCAGTCACCTTGCACTGGGTCCCAGATGGAAGAGTCAGGCGCGTGGTCCCCCTGGAGGAGCCG GTCTCGAAGCTAGACTCGGGGCTGGTGTCCTTGAAGGCTGAAGGGCAGGAGCTCCTGCTGGAGCTGGAGAAGAGCCA CAGGCTGCTGGCCCCAGGATACACAGAAACCCACTATAGCCCAGATGGGCACCCAGTGGTGCTGGTCCCCAACCACACG GACCACTGCCTCTACCATGGGCACGTGAGGGGCTTCCCTGACTCCTGGGTGGTCTTCAGCACCTGCTCCGGGATGAG GGGCCTGATCACACTGGACAGGAATGCCAGTTACTATGTGCATCCTTGGTCAGCCAGAGACTCTGAGGCCTTCGTCACTCACAAGATGTTCCAGATCGGGCAGCTGCTTGGCTGGAAAGGGGCCTGTGGCCACAGGGATGCCAGGAACAAAGGGGACATGGCTAGCCTTTCTCGTGCCACTCAGGTCAAG GAGAGGCGGGAGGTCGGCAGGAGCCCAAAGTTCTTGGAGTTGTACATTGTGGCTGACCACACGCTG TTTTTGACCCAGCACCGGAACCTGAACCACACCAAACAGCGTCTCCTGGAGGTGGCCAACTATGTGGACCAG ATTCTCAGGACTCTGGACATTCAGGTGGCCCTGACGGGCCTGGAAGTGTGGACGGAGCAGGATCAGAGCCGCGTCACGCCAGACGCCAATGCCACGCTCTGGGCCTTCCTGCACTGGCGCCGAGGGCTGAGGGCACGGCGGCCACACGACTCCGCGCAGCTGCTCAC GGGCCGCGCCTTCCAGGGCGCCACCGTGGGCCTGGCGCCCATCGAGGGCATGTGTTGCGCGGAGAGCTCCGGAGGCGTGAGCACG GACCACTCGGAGCTTCCCATTGGCGCAGCAGCCACCATGGCCCACGAGATAGGTCACAGCCTTGGCCTCAGCCACGACCCCGACGGCTGCTGTGTGGAGGCGGCGGCCGAGCAAGGCGGCTGTGTCATGGCCGCGGCCACGGG GCGCCCATTCCCGCGGGTGTTCAGCGCCTGCAGCCGGCGCCAGCTGCGCGCCTTCTTCCGCAAGGGGGGCGGTGCGTGCCTTTCCAACGCGCCCGACTCGGGGCTCCTCGTGCCCCGGGCGCGCTGCGGGAACGGCCTCGTGGAGGACGGCGAGGAGTGCGACTGCGGCGCCAGCCAG GAGTGCCCGGACGCCTGCTGCTTCGCCCACAACTGTTCGCTGCGCGCGGGGGCCCAGTGCACCCACGGGGACTGCTGCGCTCGCTGCCTG CTGAAGCCGGCCGGCGTGCCGTGCCGCGGAGCTGTGGGTGACTGTGACCTCCCAGAGTTTTGCACGGGCGCCTCCCCTTACTGCCCCCCGGACTTTTACCTCCTGGACGGCTCGCCCTGTGCCGGCGGCCGGGGCTACTGCTGGGATGGTGCATGTCCTACACTGGAGCAGCAGTGCCAGCAGCTCTGGGGGCCTG CCTCCAGCCCAGCACCAGAGGCCTGTTTCCAGATCGTGAACTCCGCGGGAGACGCCCACGGGAACTGCGGGGAGGACAGCAAGGGTGGCTTTGTGCCTTGTGCGCAGAG GGATGCTCAGTGCGGGAAGCTGCAGTGCCTTGGTGGGGAGCAGCGGCCACGCCCATCGCACACTGTGCCGGTGGACTCCACCATTGGACTAGGCAGCGATGAGGTGACCTGCAGGGGAGTCTTTGTGATGCCCGGTGTCCAGCTGGATGTGCTCGACTTGGGCCTGGTAGAGCCAGGCACCCAGTGTGGACCTAGCATG GTGTGCCAGGACAGGCGCTGCCGAAATACTACCTTCTGGCAGCTGGAGCAATGCCTGGCAGCCTGCCATGGCCGTGGG GTTTGCAACAGTAACCAAAACTGCCACTGTGCTCCGGGGTGGGCTCCGCCCTTCTGCGACAAGCGAGGGTTTGGTGGCAGTGTGGACAGTGGCCCCATGCAGCCTGAAG ACCACAAGGCCTTCCTGCTGGCAGTGATGCTTTGCTTTGTGTTGCCGTTGCTCCTGGGGGCTGGCCTGGCCTGGTGCTGCTTCAGGTGCCCAGGATCCCATCTCCTGCCATGCCTCTGGGGCTTGAGGAGGGACGCCCCAAGCCGAGG ATGGACCCCCTCCTTTCCATGTagcacccagacaccctga
- the ADAM33 gene encoding disintegrin and metalloproteinase domain-containing protein 33 isoform X7, which produces MALKGPSEGPRPIPTPHPLRPGRDLPRGLALADPRGAARIPQALLLTLDSRSCSPRAHGVWPGARVGRMGCGVPCRVAREAAGRLLWAWVGLDPAGAEPGAGSRVVEAGALSAMGWGSRRAGGSRAWLLLLLLLRLPLPLWGVEEFQGNHPGKPVTLHWVPDGRVRRVVPLEEPVSKLDSGLVSLKAEGQELLLELEKSHRLLAPGYTETHYSPDGHPVVLVPNHTDHCLYHGHVRGFPDSWVVFSTCSGMRGLITLDRNASYYVHPWSARDSEAFVTHKMFQIGQLLGWKGACGHRDARNKGDMASLSRATQVKERREVGRSPKFLELYIVADHTLFLTQHRNLNHTKQRLLEVANYVDQILRTLDIQVALTGLEVWTEQDQSRVTPDANATLWAFLHWRRGLRARRPHDSAQLLTGRAFQGATVGLAPIEGMCCAESSGGVSTDHSELPIGAAATMAHEIGHSLGLSHDPDGCCVEAAAEQGGCVMAAATGRPFPRVFSACSRRQLRAFFRKGGGACLSNAPDSGLLVPRARCGNGLVEDGEECDCGASQECPDACCFAHNCSLRAGAQCTHGDCCARCLLKPAGVPCRGAVGDCDLPEFCTGASPYCPPDFYLLDGSPCAGGRGYCWDGACPTLEQQCQQLWGPASSPAPEACFQIVNSAGDAHGNCGEDSKGGFVPCAQRDAQCGKLQCLGGEQRPRPSHTVPVDSTIGLGSDEVTCRGVFVMPGVQLDVLDLGLVEPGTQCGPSMVCQDRRCRNTTFWQLEQCLAACHGRGVCNSNQNCHCAPGWAPPFCDKRGFGGSVDSGPMQPEDHKAFLLAVMLCFVLPLLLGAGLAWCCFRCPGSHLLPCLWGLRRDAPSRGPKDGPNRDCPPSGVHSMELGPAVIGEPQPLDLENSARAQEPP; this is translated from the exons ATGGCCCTCAAAGGCCCTTCCGAGGGGCCCCGCCCCATCCCCACTCCACACCCGCTCCGCCCCGGCAGAGACCTACCCCGCGGCTTGGCGCTGGCTGATCCCCGGGGGGCCGCACGGATTCCGCAGGCCCTGCTCCTAACCTTAGACAGCCGCTCCTGTTCCCCGAGGGCGCACGGGGTCTGGCCGGGAGCCAGGGTCGGGCGGATGGGCTGCGGGGTTCCGTGCCGGGTGGCGCGGGAGGCGGCCGGCCGGCTGCTCTGGGCGTGGGTCGGCCTGGATCCAGCCGGGGcggagccgggagccgggagccgcgTCGTGGAGGCCGGGGCGCTCTCAGCGATGGGCTGGGGGTCTCGGAGAGCTGGAGGGTCGCGGgcgtggctgctgctgctgctgctcttgaGGCTACCTTTACCGTTGTGGGGGGTCGAAGAGTTTCAAG GAAACCACCCTGGAAAACCAGTCACCTTGCACTGGGTCCCAGATGGAAGAGTCAGGCGCGTGGTCCCCCTGGAGGAGCCG GTCTCGAAGCTAGACTCGGGGCTGGTGTCCTTGAAGGCTGAAGGGCAGGAGCTCCTGCTGGAGCTGGAGAAGAGCCA CAGGCTGCTGGCCCCAGGATACACAGAAACCCACTATAGCCCAGATGGGCACCCAGTGGTGCTGGTCCCCAACCACACG GACCACTGCCTCTACCATGGGCACGTGAGGGGCTTCCCTGACTCCTGGGTGGTCTTCAGCACCTGCTCCGGGATGAG GGGCCTGATCACACTGGACAGGAATGCCAGTTACTATGTGCATCCTTGGTCAGCCAGAGACTCTGAGGCCTTCGTCACTCACAAGATGTTCCAGATCGGGCAGCTGCTTGGCTGGAAAGGGGCCTGTGGCCACAGGGATGCCAGGAACAAAGGGGACATGGCTAGCCTTTCTCGTGCCACTCAGGTCAAG GAGAGGCGGGAGGTCGGCAGGAGCCCAAAGTTCTTGGAGTTGTACATTGTGGCTGACCACACGCTG TTTTTGACCCAGCACCGGAACCTGAACCACACCAAACAGCGTCTCCTGGAGGTGGCCAACTATGTGGACCAG ATTCTCAGGACTCTGGACATTCAGGTGGCCCTGACGGGCCTGGAAGTGTGGACGGAGCAGGATCAGAGCCGCGTCACGCCAGACGCCAATGCCACGCTCTGGGCCTTCCTGCACTGGCGCCGAGGGCTGAGGGCACGGCGGCCACACGACTCCGCGCAGCTGCTCAC GGGCCGCGCCTTCCAGGGCGCCACCGTGGGCCTGGCGCCCATCGAGGGCATGTGTTGCGCGGAGAGCTCCGGAGGCGTGAGCACG GACCACTCGGAGCTTCCCATTGGCGCAGCAGCCACCATGGCCCACGAGATAGGTCACAGCCTTGGCCTCAGCCACGACCCCGACGGCTGCTGTGTGGAGGCGGCGGCCGAGCAAGGCGGCTGTGTCATGGCCGCGGCCACGGG GCGCCCATTCCCGCGGGTGTTCAGCGCCTGCAGCCGGCGCCAGCTGCGCGCCTTCTTCCGCAAGGGGGGCGGTGCGTGCCTTTCCAACGCGCCCGACTCGGGGCTCCTCGTGCCCCGGGCGCGCTGCGGGAACGGCCTCGTGGAGGACGGCGAGGAGTGCGACTGCGGCGCCAGCCAG GAGTGCCCGGACGCCTGCTGCTTCGCCCACAACTGTTCGCTGCGCGCGGGGGCCCAGTGCACCCACGGGGACTGCTGCGCTCGCTGCCTG CTGAAGCCGGCCGGCGTGCCGTGCCGCGGAGCTGTGGGTGACTGTGACCTCCCAGAGTTTTGCACGGGCGCCTCCCCTTACTGCCCCCCGGACTTTTACCTCCTGGACGGCTCGCCCTGTGCCGGCGGCCGGGGCTACTGCTGGGATGGTGCATGTCCTACACTGGAGCAGCAGTGCCAGCAGCTCTGGGGGCCTG CCTCCAGCCCAGCACCAGAGGCCTGTTTCCAGATCGTGAACTCCGCGGGAGACGCCCACGGGAACTGCGGGGAGGACAGCAAGGGTGGCTTTGTGCCTTGTGCGCAGAG GGATGCTCAGTGCGGGAAGCTGCAGTGCCTTGGTGGGGAGCAGCGGCCACGCCCATCGCACACTGTGCCGGTGGACTCCACCATTGGACTAGGCAGCGATGAGGTGACCTGCAGGGGAGTCTTTGTGATGCCCGGTGTCCAGCTGGATGTGCTCGACTTGGGCCTGGTAGAGCCAGGCACCCAGTGTGGACCTAGCATG GTGTGCCAGGACAGGCGCTGCCGAAATACTACCTTCTGGCAGCTGGAGCAATGCCTGGCAGCCTGCCATGGCCGTGGG GTTTGCAACAGTAACCAAAACTGCCACTGTGCTCCGGGGTGGGCTCCGCCCTTCTGCGACAAGCGAGGGTTTGGTGGCAGTGTGGACAGTGGCCCCATGCAGCCTGAAG ACCACAAGGCCTTCCTGCTGGCAGTGATGCTTTGCTTTGTGTTGCCGTTGCTCCTGGGGGCTGGCCTGGCCTGGTGCTGCTTCAGGTGCCCAGGATCCCATCTCCTGCCATGCCTCTGGGGCTTGAGGAGGGACGCCCCAAGCCGAGG GCCCAAAGATGGCCCAAACAGGGACTGCCCCCCCAGCGGTGTTCACTCCATGGAATTGGGCCCAGCAGTCATTGGAGAGCCCCAGCCCTTGG ACCTTGAGAACTCTGCCAGAGCCCAGGAGCCACCTTGA
- the ADAM33 gene encoding disintegrin and metalloproteinase domain-containing protein 33 isoform X6 produces MALKGPSEGPRPIPTPHPLRPGRDLPRGLALADPRGAARIPQALLLTLDSRSCSPRAHGVWPGARVGRMGCGVPCRVAREAAGRLLWAWVGLDPAGAEPGAGSRVVEAGALSAMGWGSRRAGGSRAWLLLLLLLRLPLPLWGVEEFQGNHPGKPVTLHWVPDGRVRRVVPLEEPVSKLDSGLVSLKAEGQELLLELEKSHRLLAPGYTETHYSPDGHPVVLVPNHTDHCLYHGHVRGFPDSWVVFSTCSGMRGLITLDRNASYYVHPWSARDSEAFVTHKMFQIGQLLGWKGACGHRDARNKGDMASLSRATQVKERREVGRSPKFLELYIVADHTLFLTQHRNLNHTKQRLLEVANYVDQILRTLDIQVALTGLEVWTEQDQSRVTPDANATLWAFLHWRRGLRARRPHDSAQLLTGRAFQGATVGLAPIEGMCCAESSGGVSTDHSELPIGAAATMAHEIGHSLGLSHDPDGCCVEAAAEQGGCVMAAATGRPFPRVFSACSRRQLRAFFRKGGGACLSNAPDSGLLVPRARCGNGLVEDGEECDCGASQECPDACCFAHNCSLRAGAQCTHGDCCARCLLKPAGVPCRGAVGDCDLPEFCTGASPYCPPDFYLLDGSPCAGGRGYCWDGACPTLEQQCQQLWGPASSPAPEACFQIVNSAGDAHGNCGEDSKGGFVPCAQRDAQCGKLQCLGGEQRPRPSHTVPVDSTIGLGSDEVTCRGVFVMPGVQLDVLDLGLVEPGTQCGPSMVCQDRRCRNTTFWQLEQCLAACHGRGVCNSNQNCHCAPGWAPPFCDKRGFGGSVDSGPMQPEDHKAFLLAVMLCFVLPLLLGAGLAWCCFRCPGSHLLPCLWGLRRDAPSRGGLPHPLFYKLILQAQRWPKQGLPPQRCSLHGIGPSSHWRAPALGTQTP; encoded by the exons ATGGCCCTCAAAGGCCCTTCCGAGGGGCCCCGCCCCATCCCCACTCCACACCCGCTCCGCCCCGGCAGAGACCTACCCCGCGGCTTGGCGCTGGCTGATCCCCGGGGGGCCGCACGGATTCCGCAGGCCCTGCTCCTAACCTTAGACAGCCGCTCCTGTTCCCCGAGGGCGCACGGGGTCTGGCCGGGAGCCAGGGTCGGGCGGATGGGCTGCGGGGTTCCGTGCCGGGTGGCGCGGGAGGCGGCCGGCCGGCTGCTCTGGGCGTGGGTCGGCCTGGATCCAGCCGGGGcggagccgggagccgggagccgcgTCGTGGAGGCCGGGGCGCTCTCAGCGATGGGCTGGGGGTCTCGGAGAGCTGGAGGGTCGCGGgcgtggctgctgctgctgctgctcttgaGGCTACCTTTACCGTTGTGGGGGGTCGAAGAGTTTCAAG GAAACCACCCTGGAAAACCAGTCACCTTGCACTGGGTCCCAGATGGAAGAGTCAGGCGCGTGGTCCCCCTGGAGGAGCCG GTCTCGAAGCTAGACTCGGGGCTGGTGTCCTTGAAGGCTGAAGGGCAGGAGCTCCTGCTGGAGCTGGAGAAGAGCCA CAGGCTGCTGGCCCCAGGATACACAGAAACCCACTATAGCCCAGATGGGCACCCAGTGGTGCTGGTCCCCAACCACACG GACCACTGCCTCTACCATGGGCACGTGAGGGGCTTCCCTGACTCCTGGGTGGTCTTCAGCACCTGCTCCGGGATGAG GGGCCTGATCACACTGGACAGGAATGCCAGTTACTATGTGCATCCTTGGTCAGCCAGAGACTCTGAGGCCTTCGTCACTCACAAGATGTTCCAGATCGGGCAGCTGCTTGGCTGGAAAGGGGCCTGTGGCCACAGGGATGCCAGGAACAAAGGGGACATGGCTAGCCTTTCTCGTGCCACTCAGGTCAAG GAGAGGCGGGAGGTCGGCAGGAGCCCAAAGTTCTTGGAGTTGTACATTGTGGCTGACCACACGCTG TTTTTGACCCAGCACCGGAACCTGAACCACACCAAACAGCGTCTCCTGGAGGTGGCCAACTATGTGGACCAG ATTCTCAGGACTCTGGACATTCAGGTGGCCCTGACGGGCCTGGAAGTGTGGACGGAGCAGGATCAGAGCCGCGTCACGCCAGACGCCAATGCCACGCTCTGGGCCTTCCTGCACTGGCGCCGAGGGCTGAGGGCACGGCGGCCACACGACTCCGCGCAGCTGCTCAC GGGCCGCGCCTTCCAGGGCGCCACCGTGGGCCTGGCGCCCATCGAGGGCATGTGTTGCGCGGAGAGCTCCGGAGGCGTGAGCACG GACCACTCGGAGCTTCCCATTGGCGCAGCAGCCACCATGGCCCACGAGATAGGTCACAGCCTTGGCCTCAGCCACGACCCCGACGGCTGCTGTGTGGAGGCGGCGGCCGAGCAAGGCGGCTGTGTCATGGCCGCGGCCACGGG GCGCCCATTCCCGCGGGTGTTCAGCGCCTGCAGCCGGCGCCAGCTGCGCGCCTTCTTCCGCAAGGGGGGCGGTGCGTGCCTTTCCAACGCGCCCGACTCGGGGCTCCTCGTGCCCCGGGCGCGCTGCGGGAACGGCCTCGTGGAGGACGGCGAGGAGTGCGACTGCGGCGCCAGCCAG GAGTGCCCGGACGCCTGCTGCTTCGCCCACAACTGTTCGCTGCGCGCGGGGGCCCAGTGCACCCACGGGGACTGCTGCGCTCGCTGCCTG CTGAAGCCGGCCGGCGTGCCGTGCCGCGGAGCTGTGGGTGACTGTGACCTCCCAGAGTTTTGCACGGGCGCCTCCCCTTACTGCCCCCCGGACTTTTACCTCCTGGACGGCTCGCCCTGTGCCGGCGGCCGGGGCTACTGCTGGGATGGTGCATGTCCTACACTGGAGCAGCAGTGCCAGCAGCTCTGGGGGCCTG CCTCCAGCCCAGCACCAGAGGCCTGTTTCCAGATCGTGAACTCCGCGGGAGACGCCCACGGGAACTGCGGGGAGGACAGCAAGGGTGGCTTTGTGCCTTGTGCGCAGAG GGATGCTCAGTGCGGGAAGCTGCAGTGCCTTGGTGGGGAGCAGCGGCCACGCCCATCGCACACTGTGCCGGTGGACTCCACCATTGGACTAGGCAGCGATGAGGTGACCTGCAGGGGAGTCTTTGTGATGCCCGGTGTCCAGCTGGATGTGCTCGACTTGGGCCTGGTAGAGCCAGGCACCCAGTGTGGACCTAGCATG GTGTGCCAGGACAGGCGCTGCCGAAATACTACCTTCTGGCAGCTGGAGCAATGCCTGGCAGCCTGCCATGGCCGTGGG GTTTGCAACAGTAACCAAAACTGCCACTGTGCTCCGGGGTGGGCTCCGCCCTTCTGCGACAAGCGAGGGTTTGGTGGCAGTGTGGACAGTGGCCCCATGCAGCCTGAAG ACCACAAGGCCTTCCTGCTGGCAGTGATGCTTTGCTTTGTGTTGCCGTTGCTCCTGGGGGCTGGCCTGGCCTGGTGCTGCTTCAGGTGCCCAGGATCCCATCTCCTGCCATGCCTCTGGGGCTTGAGGAGGGACGCCCCAAGCCGAGG GGGACTGCCTCACCCTTTGTTCTACAAGCTCATCCTGCAG GCCCAAAGATGGCCCAAACAGGGACTGCCCCCCCAGCGGTGTTCACTCCATGGAATTGGGCCCAGCAGTCATTGGAGAGCCCCAGCCCTTGG cacccagacaccctga